The following proteins are encoded in a genomic region of Thioflexithrix psekupsensis:
- the gmk gene encoding guanylate kinase, whose product MIHGTLYIVSAPSGAGKTSLVRELVKQTARLIVSVSHTTRTPRPGEQTGRDYHFITVSEFRAMLDDNTFLEHAQVFDNYYGTSKLWVDQQLDNGQDVILEIDWQGARQVRRLYPESVSIFIVPPSQAALAQRLRSRAQDSENVIIKRLQAAVAEMQHFDEYDYLVINEIFAEALYALQAIVSSQRLRVKRQTQAQAGLLQQLLQP is encoded by the coding sequence TTGATCCACGGCACTTTATACATCGTTTCAGCCCCATCAGGGGCAGGTAAAACCAGTCTTGTGCGGGAATTAGTAAAACAAACTGCTCGCCTCATCGTCTCCGTGTCGCACACCACCCGCACACCCCGGCCGGGAGAACAAACCGGTAGAGATTACCATTTTATCACGGTGTCTGAATTTCGCGCCATGTTGGACGACAACACTTTCTTAGAACACGCCCAAGTGTTTGACAATTACTACGGCACATCAAAACTGTGGGTAGATCAACAACTTGACAACGGACAAGATGTTATTTTAGAAATCGATTGGCAAGGGGCGCGTCAAGTTCGACGACTTTATCCAGAAAGTGTTAGCATATTCATCGTTCCCCCCTCACAAGCGGCATTGGCGCAACGCTTACGCAGTCGAGCGCAGGACAGCGAAAATGTGATTATTAAACGTTTACAAGCGGCGGTGGCTGAAATGCAACATTTTGACGAATACGATTATCTCGTCATCAATGAAATATTCGCCGAAGCTCTATACGCTCTACAAGCGATTGTGTCTAGCCAGCGTTTACGGGTCAAACGACAAACCCAAGCCCAAGCCGGTTTATTGCAACAACTATTGCAACCGTGA
- the ptsP gene encoding phosphoenolpyruvate--protein phosphotransferase has translation MSIALHGIGVSKGVAIGAVHIIDHVEIDVNEYTLSRQSLETEIIRFQEALDTAREQLTRIRTHVTESMRVDLTAFIDTHLMMLEDDLLTDAPVQIIRQRQCNAEWALKIQCDNLVKIFEEMEDPYLSARKQDVVHVVTRIQRILKGYETEPAHESLIESLADRIVVADDLSPADTVLMQHQGVLAFVTEFGGTTSHTAILARSLGIPAIVGLRRVRGLLRANDMLIVDGGHGVVIVDPDEATLSYYRQRQREEKRYRASLNKIKHSPTRTLDGVDIALQANIEFPEDMTAVKRVGCESVGLYRTEFLYMNRQQAPDEEEHLDAYVRVLQSLRGGPVTIRTLDLGADKQVDSRIHLSPSANPALGLRAIRLCLRDLQLFRPQLRAILRASAKGHVRLMVPMVSSPQEMIQVRNLIGEIRNELIQKKIPFDPQMPIGAMIEVPALAICVDLFTPYADFFSIGTNDLIQYSLAIDRVDNSVNYLYDPLHPAVLRLIKMSIDAANKAAKSVSMCGEMAGDQRYVRLLLGLGLRAFSVNPESFLEVKQTINHSEIKGLIRLANRMLKAKTNEEVTSLLEQINGTK, from the coding sequence GTGAGTATTGCACTACATGGAATTGGTGTGTCAAAGGGTGTCGCCATTGGTGCGGTGCATATCATTGACCATGTAGAGATTGATGTAAATGAGTACACCTTATCTCGACAATCGTTGGAAACGGAAATTATTCGTTTTCAAGAAGCCTTAGATACCGCTCGTGAGCAATTAACACGTATTCGCACGCATGTGACAGAAAGTATGCGGGTGGATTTGACGGCGTTTATCGACACGCATTTGATGATGTTAGAAGATGATTTGCTGACTGATGCGCCGGTGCAGATTATTCGTCAACGGCAATGTAATGCGGAATGGGCGTTGAAAATTCAGTGCGATAATTTGGTAAAAATTTTTGAGGAGATGGAAGACCCTTATTTAAGCGCACGTAAACAAGATGTGGTACATGTAGTAACACGCATTCAGCGTATTTTAAAAGGCTATGAGACAGAACCTGCTCATGAGTCTTTGATTGAGAGTTTGGCGGATCGTATTGTGGTGGCTGATGATTTGTCTCCTGCCGATACGGTGTTAATGCAACATCAAGGGGTGTTGGCTTTTGTGACGGAGTTTGGTGGTACGACTTCGCACACGGCGATTTTGGCGCGGAGTTTGGGGATTCCGGCGATTGTGGGCTTGCGGCGGGTGCGGGGTTTATTGCGGGCGAATGACATGTTGATTGTGGACGGTGGCCATGGGGTGGTGATTGTTGACCCTGACGAGGCGACACTCAGTTATTACCGCCAAAGACAGCGCGAGGAAAAGCGTTATCGTGCGTCACTGAATAAAATTAAACATTCCCCCACGCGCACGCTTGATGGAGTGGATATTGCGCTGCAAGCGAATATTGAGTTTCCCGAAGACATGACGGCGGTTAAACGGGTGGGTTGTGAAAGTGTGGGATTGTATCGCACTGAGTTTTTATACATGAATCGTCAGCAAGCTCCTGATGAAGAAGAGCATTTAGATGCTTATGTTAGAGTTTTACAGTCGTTACGTGGCGGCCCTGTGACGATTCGGACATTAGATTTGGGGGCGGATAAGCAAGTTGATAGTCGTATTCATCTTTCGCCATCGGCCAATCCTGCATTGGGATTGCGGGCGATTCGTTTATGTTTACGCGATTTGCAATTGTTTCGTCCGCAATTAAGGGCGATTTTGCGAGCTTCTGCGAAGGGGCATGTGCGTTTAATGGTGCCGATGGTGTCCAGTCCGCAAGAAATGATTCAAGTGCGTAATTTGATCGGTGAAATTCGCAATGAATTAATCCAGAAAAAAATCCCTTTTGATCCGCAAATGCCTATTGGGGCAATGATTGAAGTGCCTGCTTTGGCGATTTGTGTGGATTTATTTACGCCTTATGCGGATTTTTTCTCTATTGGGACTAATGATTTAATTCAGTATAGTTTAGCGATTGATCGGGTGGATAATAGTGTGAATTATTTATACGATCCGTTGCATCCTGCGGTGTTGCGTTTAATAAAAATGAGTATTGATGCGGCCAATAAAGCGGCTAAAAGTGTCAGTATGTGTGGAGAAATGGCGGGAGATCAGCGGTATGTGCGGTTATTATTGGGTTTGGGTTTGCGGGCGTTTAGTGTGAATCCTGAGTCATTTTTAGAAGTGAAACAGACTATTAATCACAGCGAAATAAAAGGCTTAATTCGCCTCGCCAATCGCATGTTAAAAGCGAAAACCAATGAAGAAGTTACATCGTTATTAGAACAGATTAATGGGACAAAATAG
- a CDS encoding ATP-binding response regulator has translation MVNKSSILIVDDEDRGRDALEMLLLTEGYDLLFAASGKEALQKAEETTPDLILLDVMMPGMDGFEVCQRLRSHSRLAEVPVIMITALDDPESRLHGINVGADDFITKPFDRSELRTRVRTITRLNRYRRLLLERSRFEWVVDRSNEGYLLLESTDQLIYANSTARRYLGICQNHTLPLSFNECLTAARYQKEPTLAWENWPADNLKDNVRYLVRPETKDHPPLWLEVNIFDYPSDHSHLVHLRNVSEHINLQRQVWTFQTLVSHKLRGPLNGLVSLQMLDSPHVDLSSERAVALLKIAKESAKRLQDQVLEILRYIDTTRLRTLQANFRLADLPELLTRLQWDLSLEPIQLELPESLLNKVLTCSPEAIELILRELLNNAKKFHPKHSPDISLSVSLCKSDLDQVKLAVRDNGRCLSNEDLERVWMPYYQSEKSFTGEIKGMGLGLAMVARLVWNSGGHCEIHNCIGHEGIEVVVALPATTETFPFKMEKLTGLNQDTQN, from the coding sequence ATGGTAAATAAAAGCAGTATTTTGATTGTTGACGATGAGGATCGGGGGCGAGACGCATTAGAAATGTTATTGCTGACCGAGGGCTATGATTTATTATTTGCCGCATCGGGCAAGGAAGCATTACAAAAGGCAGAGGAGACTACACCTGATCTGATATTGCTGGATGTAATGATGCCGGGAATGGATGGTTTTGAAGTCTGTCAGCGTTTACGTTCTCATTCACGTTTGGCTGAAGTGCCGGTGATTATGATTACGGCACTGGATGATCCCGAATCTCGTTTGCACGGTATTAATGTGGGTGCAGACGATTTTATTACCAAACCTTTTGATCGCAGTGAATTGCGGACACGAGTGCGCACCATTACCCGTTTAAATCGCTATCGACGTTTATTATTAGAACGTTCTCGCTTTGAATGGGTAGTGGATCGTTCTAATGAAGGTTATTTACTGTTAGAAAGCACGGATCAATTGATTTATGCCAATTCAACGGCTCGCCGTTATTTAGGCATTTGTCAAAATCACACATTACCGTTATCATTTAATGAATGTTTAACCGCAGCGCGTTATCAAAAAGAACCCACTTTAGCTTGGGAAAATTGGCCAGCCGATAATCTTAAAGATAATGTTCGCTATTTGGTGCGCCCTGAAACCAAAGATCATCCACCATTATGGTTAGAAGTAAACATTTTTGATTATCCTTCAGATCACTCGCATTTAGTGCATTTACGCAATGTCAGCGAGCATATTAATTTACAACGCCAAGTGTGGACTTTTCAAACCTTGGTTTCGCATAAATTACGCGGTCCTTTAAATGGTTTAGTCAGCCTGCAAATGCTCGACAGTCCCCATGTGGATTTATCCAGCGAGCGGGCTGTGGCTTTATTAAAAATTGCCAAAGAAAGCGCAAAACGCTTGCAAGATCAAGTATTAGAAATTTTACGCTACATCGACACCACCCGCTTACGCACCTTACAAGCCAATTTTCGACTGGCTGATTTACCCGAATTATTAACCCGCCTGCAATGGGATTTATCTTTAGAACCCATTCAATTAGAATTACCTGAATCACTCCTCAATAAAGTATTAACTTGTTCTCCTGAAGCAATTGAGTTAATTTTGCGGGAATTATTAAATAACGCGAAAAAATTTCACCCCAAACATTCCCCTGATATTAGTTTGTCCGTTTCGCTCTGCAAATCTGATTTAGATCAGGTAAAATTGGCCGTCCGCGACAATGGACGCTGTTTATCTAACGAAGATTTAGAACGGGTATGGATGCCTTATTATCAGAGTGAAAAATCTTTTACTGGCGAAATAAAAGGCATGGGATTAGGATTAGCCATGGTGGCGCGTTTGGTGTGGAATAGCGGTGGTCATTGCGAAATCCATAATTGCATTGGTCACGAAGGCATTGAAGTGGTTGTTGCCCTGCCCGCCACCACAGAAACATTCCCCTTTAAAATGGAAAAATTAACGGGTTTGAATCAAGATACACAGAATTAA
- a CDS encoding DUF2799 domain-containing protein — protein sequence MMRLSIFSILLVSGALLAGCASLSKEECLRNDWAAIGFRDGTEGYAMKRIHEHEEACRAYHIVPDLAAYQAGRDRGLIYYCTEANGFHEGEQGVTYQRVCPTDREDRFIRGYRRGLDSARRNVELDMHMKTTELLRKTSEVARIDDKEKRERELKSLDQLESELQSLQSTHKNLIQLLQRVHHF from the coding sequence ATGATGCGCTTATCTATTTTTTCCATTTTACTGGTTTCTGGTGCATTATTAGCAGGCTGTGCCTCGTTATCGAAAGAAGAGTGTTTACGTAACGATTGGGCAGCGATTGGTTTTCGTGATGGCACGGAAGGTTACGCCATGAAGCGTATTCATGAACACGAAGAGGCATGTCGTGCCTATCACATTGTACCTGATTTAGCCGCTTATCAAGCAGGACGTGATCGCGGCTTAATTTACTATTGTACGGAAGCCAATGGGTTTCACGAAGGAGAACAAGGCGTTACTTATCAGCGGGTTTGTCCCACAGATCGAGAAGATCGCTTTATTCGTGGTTATCGACGCGGTTTAGACAGTGCCAGACGCAACGTTGAACTCGACATGCACATGAAAACCACAGAATTATTGCGCAAAACCTCAGAAGTCGCCCGTATCGACGACAAAGAAAAGCGAGAACGCGAATTGAAGTCGTTAGACCAATTAGAATCAGAATTACAATCTCTGCAATCCACCCACAAAAATTTAATTCAACTTTTACAACGTGTCCATCACTTTTGA
- the hypE gene encoding hydrogenase expression/formation protein HypE, translating into MTQDTHISLAHGNGGYFMRELIETIFAQQFANSNLDIERDAAMLSWPYGELVITTDGFTVQPLEFPGGNIGSLAVHGTVNDLAVSGAIPCYFTLNVFVEEGFEIALLKRLMASLAEAAQKCQVAIVAGDTKVLPRGQVSGLYLATTGVGYRTNTSPLNVRQIKAGDVIVVSGSVGDHGIAVMLAREQFGLRGSLRSDAASVLPLTQALLPYGDRVRVMRDPTRGGVATVLHDYVRATGLTLRIRQSELPINGEVQVVCDMLGYDPLYLACEGRVVAVVAPDIATAVLETWRALPEGSHAALIGTVCEQHPPRVILETELGGERLLEELEDDPLPRIC; encoded by the coding sequence ATGACACAAGATACGCACATTAGTTTGGCACACGGAAATGGTGGCTATTTCATGCGAGAATTGATCGAAACCATTTTCGCCCAACAATTCGCTAATTCCAATCTGGATATTGAACGAGATGCGGCAATGTTATCGTGGCCGTATGGTGAATTGGTGATCACCACAGATGGTTTTACGGTGCAACCTTTGGAATTTCCAGGGGGAAATATTGGCAGTTTGGCGGTTCATGGAACGGTGAATGATTTAGCGGTTTCGGGTGCTATTCCGTGTTATTTCACTTTAAATGTGTTTGTTGAAGAAGGTTTTGAAATTGCTTTATTGAAACGTTTAATGGCGAGTTTAGCCGAAGCCGCACAAAAATGCCAAGTCGCCATTGTAGCGGGAGATACTAAAGTGTTGCCACGGGGTCAAGTCAGTGGTCTTTATTTAGCGACGACGGGCGTAGGTTATCGTACGAATACCAGCCCCCTCAATGTGAGACAAATTAAGGCTGGAGATGTAATAGTGGTGAGCGGTTCGGTGGGGGATCACGGGATTGCGGTGATGTTGGCGCGGGAGCAATTTGGTTTACGCGGTTCTTTGCGTTCGGACGCGGCCAGTGTATTGCCTTTGACGCAGGCTTTATTGCCTTATGGCGACCGCGTGCGGGTGATGCGTGATCCCACTCGTGGGGGCGTGGCTACTGTTTTACACGATTATGTGCGCGCTACAGGTTTAACTTTACGTATTCGACAAAGTGAGTTGCCAATCAACGGCGAGGTACAAGTGGTGTGTGACATGTTGGGTTATGATCCGCTTTATTTGGCGTGTGAAGGGCGCGTGGTGGCGGTGGTCGCGCCCGACATCGCCACCGCCGTATTGGAAACGTGGCGCGCCCTGCCTGAAGGCAGCCACGCCGCGCTGATTGGCACGGTGTGCGAGCAACATCCACCGCGAGTGATTTTGGAAACGGAATTGGGCGGAGAACGTTTATTAGAAGAATTGGAAGATGATCCTTTACCGCGCATTTGTTAA
- a CDS encoding pilin, whose protein sequence is MRKIKSGFVFLELLLVVFVISILAVVSIPAYSDYLERAKVTEALAISQPVQQHIAEYYAWHGRWPENNAVLGLPEPTQWQGRYLRQLTVNQGKIELQVALTSTELVLFFTPIIDSSNTRIVHWNCHPTEGLHEEVNPFLPSSCRNR, encoded by the coding sequence ATGAGAAAAATAAAATCAGGTTTTGTTTTTCTTGAATTGTTGCTGGTGGTTTTTGTGATTTCTATTTTAGCGGTGGTGTCAATTCCCGCTTATTCAGATTATTTAGAACGGGCTAAAGTCACCGAGGCCTTGGCAATAAGCCAACCCGTGCAGCAGCATATTGCGGAATATTATGCGTGGCATGGTCGATGGCCTGAAAATAATGCGGTATTGGGATTGCCCGAACCCACGCAATGGCAAGGGCGTTATTTGCGACAATTAACGGTTAATCAGGGAAAAATTGAATTGCAAGTGGCGTTGACTTCTACGGAATTGGTTTTATTTTTTACGCCAATAATAGATTCATCGAACACGCGAATTGTTCATTGGAATTGTCACCCGACTGAAGGGTTGCATGAAGAGGTGAATCCTTTTCTTCCGTCTAGTTGTAGAAATAGATAA
- a CDS encoding HPr family phosphocarrier protein, with amino-acid sequence MQRQTLTIVNKLGLHARAAAKLVRLASSFDSDITVRREQREVNGKSIMGVMLLAASKGTQIELVVSGHDEEIALAELADLIENRFGEEE; translated from the coding sequence GTGCAACGACAGACACTCACCATTGTCAATAAATTAGGCTTACATGCACGCGCCGCTGCAAAATTGGTGCGTTTGGCTTCGTCTTTTGACAGCGATATTACCGTGCGCCGCGAACAGCGTGAAGTCAATGGCAAGAGCATCATGGGCGTGATGTTGTTGGCCGCCAGCAAGGGAACGCAAATTGAGTTGGTGGTCTCTGGTCATGATGAGGAGATCGCTTTAGCCGAATTAGCCGATTTAATCGAAAACCGTTTTGGAGAAGAAGAGTGA
- a CDS encoding pilin: MFSFSRPQLGFTFIELMTSTAIIGVLASVAIPAYMDYLLRSKAIEALTISQEAMRKITEYYAFYGTFPQDNAEAGLRESDHFYGHYVKNITVENGAIHLELIDSKFKMNSEEEGNAMLTLRPTLTQEGTAFTGLILSWTCGYLNPLPHETVYGVNKTNANPNFLPLECRE; the protein is encoded by the coding sequence ATGTTTTCTTTTTCGCGCCCGCAATTAGGATTCACTTTTATTGAGTTAATGACATCAACAGCCATTATTGGTGTTTTGGCTTCGGTGGCTATTCCTGCTTATATGGATTATTTATTGCGATCTAAGGCCATTGAAGCCCTCACTATTTCTCAAGAAGCCATGAGAAAAATTACGGAATATTATGCTTTTTACGGCACTTTTCCACAGGATAATGCAGAGGCAGGATTGCGTGAATCGGATCATTTTTACGGCCATTATGTGAAAAATATCACGGTAGAAAATGGCGCAATTCATCTTGAATTAATTGATTCTAAATTTAAGATGAATTCGGAAGAGGAAGGCAATGCAATGTTGACTTTGCGTCCCACTTTAACGCAGGAAGGAACGGCTTTTACAGGACTTATTTTATCTTGGACGTGTGGTTATTTAAATCCACTGCCTCATGAAACGGTTTATGGCGTGAATAAAACGAATGCAAATCCAAATTTCTTGCCATTAGAATGTCGAGAATAA
- a CDS encoding sensor histidine kinase — MNTMTQKDTLLIVDDMPDNVTLLRRFLNEAGFRVLVANNGETGIRTAEYAKPDLILLDVMMPVIDGFNVCQALKEREITRDIPIIFMTALSDTVDKVKGLKLGAEDYVTKPIQHEEVLARIRTHIKLRKQQQQIQQQNEILQQRNQDLDMFAQMVAHDLKNPLSGVITLTDILAQTISPDRYPEARTLKQLDILARTSRRMMSIINALLTLAGVSNQSQPVLEAVDMAAIVQQVLQVRLAHLIAEHQAEVELPEQWPLIHSYPPWIEEVWANYLSNGIKYGGSPPKLTLGAEKIEGNHVKFWVKDNGNGLAESEQARLFLPFTRLHHHSIEGHGLGLSIVKKIAEKLGGKAGVISEKNQGSLFYFILPYNMG, encoded by the coding sequence ATGAACACCATGACCCAAAAAGACACTTTACTGATCGTTGACGACATGCCAGACAATGTCACTTTATTGCGACGCTTTTTAAACGAAGCCGGCTTTCGTGTACTGGTCGCTAATAACGGAGAAACCGGCATCAGAACTGCTGAATACGCCAAGCCTGATTTAATTCTGCTGGATGTCATGATGCCTGTTATCGATGGTTTTAACGTTTGCCAAGCCTTAAAGGAGCGAGAAATAACCCGCGACATTCCGATTATCTTTATGACCGCATTAAGCGATACGGTGGATAAAGTAAAAGGGCTTAAATTAGGTGCGGAAGATTATGTGACTAAACCCATTCAACATGAAGAAGTATTAGCGCGAATTAGAACCCATATTAAATTGCGCAAACAACAACAGCAAATCCAACAACAAAATGAAATTCTTCAACAACGCAATCAAGATTTAGATATGTTTGCGCAAATGGTCGCGCATGATTTAAAAAATCCGTTAAGTGGTGTCATCACGTTGACCGATATTCTGGCGCAAACCATTTCGCCAGACCGTTATCCCGAAGCGCGAACCTTGAAACAACTGGACATTCTGGCGCGTACTTCTCGCAGAATGATGAGTATTATCAATGCGTTACTGACTTTAGCAGGCGTATCCAACCAATCCCAACCGGTCTTAGAAGCGGTGGACATGGCCGCTATCGTACAACAAGTGTTACAAGTGCGTCTTGCCCACTTGATTGCCGAACATCAGGCCGAAGTGGAATTGCCCGAACAATGGCCATTAATCCACAGTTATCCGCCTTGGATAGAGGAAGTGTGGGCGAATTATCTCAGCAATGGGATAAAATACGGCGGCTCGCCCCCGAAATTAACACTGGGCGCAGAGAAAATAGAAGGTAATCACGTTAAATTCTGGGTGAAAGACAACGGAAATGGTTTGGCTGAAAGTGAGCAAGCCCGTTTATTTTTACCCTTTACGCGCTTGCATCACCACAGCATAGAAGGGCATGGATTAGGCTTATCCATTGTGAAAAAGATAGCTGAAAAATTAGGCGGAAAAGCGGGAGTGATTAGCGAGAAAAATCAAGGCAGTTTATTCTATTTTATTTTGCCATATAATATGGGATAA
- a CDS encoding YgfZ/GcvT domain-containing protein, with protein MMNSEWRTFLHTQGAQFSQVDMVNDFGTPLQEQQQVLQTTVIVDLSHYGLIQARGEEASSFLQGQFTNDVRAIDEKTSHLSAWCNPKGRVISTFTLFKRHNAYCLLLPKDRVMGTLQRLQGYVLRSKVTLQHACDEYAIIGISGEQSTSVIVNGLGVEPPTEDYQVFTTDAVTLIKMAGIIPRYVIIAHPGLLQVFWQQTRLPAVSTHAWQLVDILSGYPQVTQINTETFVPQMLNYDLLNGIHFKKGCYTGQEIVARLHYLGQLKQRLFLGHIDCEFPPNIHAKLYAPDQERSVGEFVAIQPHPRGGYSALAVVEIAYANNESLLRLNNANKDRFQFRELPYQAALNEAIK; from the coding sequence ATGATGAACTCTGAATGGCGTACATTTCTGCATACACAAGGCGCACAATTTAGCCAAGTGGACATGGTCAACGATTTTGGCACGCCCCTCCAAGAACAACAACAAGTGTTACAAACGACCGTGATCGTGGATTTATCCCACTATGGTTTGATTCAAGCGCGAGGCGAGGAAGCCAGCTCATTTTTACAAGGTCAATTCACCAATGACGTGCGGGCAATTGATGAAAAAACCAGTCATTTGTCGGCTTGGTGTAATCCAAAAGGGCGCGTTATCAGCACCTTTACCTTATTTAAACGCCACAATGCGTATTGCTTATTACTGCCTAAAGATCGGGTAATGGGAACGTTACAACGTTTACAAGGCTATGTTTTACGCAGTAAAGTGACTTTACAGCATGCCTGCGACGAATACGCCATTATCGGGATCAGCGGTGAACAAAGTACTTCTGTGATTGTGAATGGCTTGGGTGTAGAACCTCCGACAGAAGATTATCAAGTATTTACCACCGATGCGGTCACTTTGATCAAAATGGCGGGAATTATCCCACGTTATGTGATTATTGCGCATCCGGGGTTATTGCAAGTGTTTTGGCAACAAACGCGTTTGCCGGCGGTTTCTACGCACGCTTGGCAATTGGTAGACATTCTTTCGGGTTATCCGCAGGTGACGCAAATTAATACAGAGACTTTTGTGCCACAAATGCTCAATTACGACCTGCTCAATGGTATTCATTTTAAGAAAGGCTGCTACACAGGACAAGAAATTGTGGCACGGTTACATTACTTAGGTCAATTAAAACAACGCCTATTTTTAGGACATATTGATTGCGAATTTCCTCCGAATATTCACGCTAAATTATATGCCCCTGATCAAGAGCGAAGTGTGGGCGAATTTGTGGCGATTCAACCGCATCCCCGCGGAGGTTATTCGGCATTAGCGGTGGTGGAAATTGCTTATGCTAATAACGAGAGTCTATTGCGGCTGAATAATGCCAATAAAGATCGTTTTCAATTTAGAGAATTGCCTTATCAAGCAGCATTAAATGAAGCGATAAAATAA
- a CDS encoding YicC/YloC family endoribonuclease, which produces MTAFARNEQHHTWGQLCWEIRSVNHRYLDISIRLPEEFRRLEVDVQTQVQRQLKRGKIYCNLYLQYSGDANQLTVNQTLVKNLLQAHAHIETLANVTQTPQLLDILRWPNVLENHIDTEQIAIDVMQSLQVTLDALSAHRQREGQQLIQFVEQRCVQITQEIAQIRNLLPEMVQQQREKWQLRLAEITALNPERLEQEMLILAQKSDVSEELDRLTAHIQEIRQTLKTQDAIGRRLDFLAQELHREANTLGAKSGHLTLTKSAIELKVHIEQIREQIQNLE; this is translated from the coding sequence ATGACCGCGTTTGCACGCAATGAACAACATCACACATGGGGACAATTATGCTGGGAAATACGCTCAGTCAATCACCGCTACCTTGATATTTCCATTCGTTTACCTGAAGAATTTCGTCGTTTAGAGGTTGACGTACAAACTCAAGTACAACGACAACTGAAACGCGGCAAAATATATTGTAATTTATATTTACAATACAGTGGCGATGCCAACCAACTCACTGTAAATCAAACATTAGTTAAAAACCTACTCCAAGCCCACGCGCATATCGAGACGCTGGCTAATGTTACACAAACGCCTCAATTATTAGATATTTTACGCTGGCCAAATGTGCTGGAAAATCATATTGATACTGAACAAATCGCCATTGATGTCATGCAATCTTTACAAGTTACTTTAGACGCATTATCCGCTCATCGTCAACGCGAAGGACAACAATTGATTCAATTTGTGGAACAGCGTTGTGTACAAATCACCCAAGAAATCGCACAAATTCGTAATCTATTACCCGAAATGGTACAACAACAACGCGAAAAATGGCAACTTCGCTTGGCAGAAATCACCGCACTGAATCCAGAGCGATTAGAACAAGAAATGTTAATTTTGGCACAAAAATCAGATGTTTCTGAAGAATTAGATCGCCTTACCGCGCATATTCAAGAAATTCGTCAAACCCTAAAAACCCAAGATGCCATTGGACGACGTTTAGATTTTCTCGCCCAAGAATTGCACCGAGAAGCCAATACATTAGGCGCGAAATCAGGCCATTTAACCCTCACTAAAAGTGCAATTGAATTAAAAGTTCATATTGAACAAATCCGCGAGCAGATTCAGAATTTAGAATGA
- the gspG gene encoding type II secretion system major pseudopilin GspG: MNKCRKYQWGFTLIEVMVVVVILGVLAALVVPKIMNRPDEARLVKAKQDIRAIEAALKLYRLDNYNYPSTDQGLEALVTRPTGMPEPRQWKDGGYLDGLPKDPWGFPYQYLSPGLHGEFDLWSQGADGQSGGTGFNADIGNWQLKNQ, translated from the coding sequence ATGAATAAATGTCGCAAATACCAATGGGGATTTACGCTCATTGAAGTGATGGTTGTGGTGGTTATTTTAGGCGTATTAGCGGCTTTAGTGGTGCCTAAAATTATGAACCGTCCAGATGAGGCGCGTTTAGTCAAAGCCAAGCAAGATATTCGTGCGATTGAAGCGGCATTAAAATTATACCGTTTGGATAATTATAATTACCCCAGCACTGATCAAGGTTTGGAAGCCTTAGTCACGCGCCCCACAGGAATGCCAGAGCCGCGCCAATGGAAAGATGGCGGCTATTTAGATGGTCTGCCGAAAGACCCTTGGGGCTTTCCATATCAATATTTAAGTCCTGGTTTACACGGTGAATTTGACTTATGGAGTCAAGGCGCAGATGGTCAATCGGGGGGAACAGGATTTAATGCGGATATTGGTAATTGGCAATTAAAAAATCAATAA